The following coding sequences are from one Halomonas sp. HAL1 window:
- a CDS encoding GFA family protein, whose protein sequence is MAISHQGACLCGAVSVTLTTKSNHVGVCHCSMCRKWGGGPMFAVDFAEDVDFKGAEHIATFSSSDWAERGFCRQCGTHLFYRLKQNGHYALPVGLLDSTDAWKITEQIFIEQKPAYYSLAEKTKQLTGKEAFAQYDEQ, encoded by the coding sequence ATGGCTATTTCTCATCAGGGAGCTTGTCTCTGCGGCGCTGTTAGCGTCACTCTTACCACCAAAAGCAACCATGTCGGCGTTTGTCACTGCTCGATGTGTCGAAAGTGGGGAGGTGGCCCGATGTTTGCCGTTGACTTTGCAGAGGATGTGGATTTTAAAGGCGCAGAGCACATAGCGACGTTCAGTTCATCAGATTGGGCTGAGCGTGGTTTTTGTCGGCAGTGTGGTACGCACCTGTTTTATCGGTTAAAGCAGAATGGGCACTACGCGCTTCCCGTTGGCCTTCTGGATAGCACTGATGCGTGGAAAATAACCGAGCAGATATTTATAGAGCAAAAACCTGCTTACTACTCTTTGGCGGAAAAAACCAAGCAGCTAACCGGTAAAGAAGCATTTGCGCAGTACGACGAGCAATAA
- the pgaB gene encoding poly-beta-1,6-N-acetyl-D-glucosamine N-deacetylase PgaB encodes MTLWRVIMMSAVLLVIVNIQQAQAARSADDYVVISYHDVVDSTVTPDLDIYSQTITRGRLVEHFNLIALGGYQPVSLQQIIDAKAGGQPLPEKAVLLTFDDGYRSFYDIVFPLLKLYDFPAVQAVVGSWLDVPAGGQVPYGKINLPRERFLSWEQVKTLDESPLVEIASHTYNLHYGAVGNPMGNEQAAAVTSIWNAGNGYESEADYIERIRNDMARTQQQFQEKIGKGPRVMVWPYGAYSEATLNIASEYGMKYTFSLLGEPNRLNDSMRSMNRFLIDQETTLETIEEILSNRLWETEEQRIVHVDLDYVYDPDPIQQEQNLDRLIERISRYGVSTVYLQAYSDPDGDGVADELYFPNRHLPVRADLFNRVAWQLKKRANVKVYAWMPVLSFDLGDGYQYVTDVRTGNESPDHYRRLSPYVIENRNTIREIYLDLGRLTKFDGLLFHDDAFFTDFEDANPEALDAYELASLPRDINAIRNDENLMATWARFKGEHLTDFTLELEKAANYYRQSDNKVFTTSRNLYAVTVMEPRSKRWFAQDMQNFASAYDFVAVMAMPYMEKAENPNQWLRSLAQRSLEQVSADQLVFELQAQDWNTQTPIPSAEIAQWVRILREEGIKNIGYYPDDFLQNHPDINVMRPVFSIGRRFRAIP; translated from the coding sequence ATGACACTCTGGCGCGTCATTATGATGAGCGCGGTTCTGCTGGTGATCGTCAATATTCAGCAGGCTCAAGCCGCACGCTCAGCGGATGATTATGTGGTGATCAGCTACCACGATGTCGTGGACTCCACGGTCACTCCCGATCTAGATATTTATTCACAGACGATTACACGTGGCCGACTAGTCGAACACTTCAACCTGATTGCCTTAGGCGGCTATCAGCCAGTGAGCTTACAGCAGATCATCGATGCCAAAGCGGGCGGGCAACCCCTACCTGAAAAAGCGGTGCTGCTAACGTTCGATGACGGTTATCGCAGCTTTTACGATATTGTTTTCCCGCTGCTCAAGCTATACGACTTCCCTGCGGTGCAGGCAGTGGTAGGCAGTTGGCTGGATGTGCCAGCAGGCGGACAAGTGCCCTACGGCAAAATCAACCTCCCCCGCGAACGCTTTCTATCCTGGGAACAAGTTAAAACCCTAGATGAATCACCACTGGTAGAAATTGCCTCCCACACTTACAACCTTCACTACGGCGCTGTCGGCAACCCGATGGGCAATGAGCAAGCAGCTGCGGTGACTAGCATTTGGAACGCGGGCAATGGTTATGAAAGCGAAGCGGACTACATCGAACGCATACGCAATGATATGGCACGGACGCAGCAGCAATTCCAAGAAAAAATAGGCAAGGGTCCGCGCGTGATGGTATGGCCCTACGGCGCTTACAGTGAAGCGACGCTCAATATCGCCTCCGAATATGGCATGAAGTACACCTTCAGCCTACTCGGTGAGCCCAACCGGCTTAACGATTCCATGCGCAGCATGAACCGCTTCCTGATTGACCAGGAAACCACCCTGGAAACAATTGAGGAGATTCTTTCTAACCGCTTATGGGAGACAGAAGAGCAACGCATTGTGCACGTTGACTTGGATTACGTTTATGACCCGGACCCCATCCAGCAAGAACAAAATCTGGACCGATTAATTGAACGTATTTCACGTTACGGCGTCAGCACCGTTTACCTTCAGGCCTATTCTGACCCGGATGGCGACGGTGTGGCCGATGAACTCTACTTTCCCAACCGCCACTTACCGGTCAGAGCCGACCTTTTCAACCGGGTTGCTTGGCAGTTAAAGAAACGCGCCAATGTAAAGGTGTATGCATGGATGCCGGTACTATCGTTTGATCTAGGGGATGGTTATCAATACGTCACCGATGTAAGAACCGGCAATGAATCTCCAGACCACTACCGCCGACTCTCGCCCTATGTGATTGAGAACCGCAACACCATTCGTGAGATCTACCTAGACCTTGGCCGCCTGACCAAGTTTGATGGCCTGCTATTTCACGATGACGCCTTCTTTACCGACTTTGAAGATGCCAACCCCGAGGCATTGGACGCCTATGAGCTGGCGTCGTTACCCCGCGATATTAACGCCATTCGTAACGACGAAAACTTGATGGCCACCTGGGCCCGCTTTAAGGGAGAACACCTGACCGACTTCACGCTAGAGCTAGAGAAAGCAGCTAACTACTATCGCCAGTCCGACAACAAGGTATTCACGACCTCTCGCAACCTGTATGCCGTCACGGTAATGGAGCCGCGCAGCAAGCGTTGGTTTGCCCAAGACATGCAGAATTTCGCCTCGGCTTACGACTTCGTTGCCGTGATGGCCATGCCCTATATGGAAAAAGCCGAGAACCCCAACCAGTGGCTGAGAAGCCTAGCCCAGCGTTCACTGGAACAGGTGAGCGCTGACCAACTGGTGTTCGAGCTACAAGCTCAAGATTGGAACACCCAAACCCCCATTCCCAGTGCAGAAATAGCCCAGTGGGTACGCATACTGCGCGAAGAAGGCATTAAAAACATTGGCTACTACCCGGATGATTTTCTTCAAAACCATCCTGATATCAATGTGATGAGACCGGTATTTTCCATCGGACGTCGATTCAGGGCCATCCCATGA
- the leuD gene encoding 3-isopropylmalate dehydratase small subunit gives MKKFERLEGVVAPLDRANVDTDLIIPKQFLKSIKRTGFGVNLFDELRYLDEGQPGQDCSQRPLNPDFVLNQPRFKGAEVLLARRNFGCGSSREHAPWALEDFGFKVVIAPSFADIFYNNSFKNGILLITFPEDVVDRLFAEVDANEGYQLDVDLEHQRVITPSGEILEFEVDEFRKHCLLEGLDDIGLTLKDEDAIRAFEQKHKAARPWLFRQSA, from the coding sequence ATGAAAAAATTTGAACGTTTGGAAGGTGTAGTAGCGCCTCTTGATCGCGCCAATGTCGACACCGATTTGATTATCCCCAAGCAGTTTTTGAAGTCGATCAAGCGTACCGGCTTCGGCGTTAATCTGTTTGACGAACTGCGCTATTTGGATGAAGGCCAGCCGGGTCAGGACTGCTCGCAGCGCCCGCTGAACCCAGATTTCGTCTTGAATCAGCCGCGTTTTAAAGGTGCTGAAGTATTGCTGGCGCGGCGCAATTTTGGCTGCGGGAGCTCTCGTGAGCACGCGCCTTGGGCGCTGGAAGATTTCGGTTTCAAAGTGGTGATTGCGCCTAGCTTTGCCGATATTTTCTACAACAACTCGTTCAAGAACGGCATTCTGCTAATCACTTTCCCAGAAGACGTAGTAGATCGCCTGTTTGCCGAAGTGGACGCCAATGAAGGCTACCAGTTGGATGTCGACCTGGAGCATCAGCGCGTCATTACCCCCAGCGGCGAGATTTTAGAGTTTGAAGTGGATGAGTTCCGCAAACACTGCTTATTGGAAGGGTTGGACGATATTGGCTTGACGCTAAAAGACGAAGACGCCATTCGCGCCTTTGAGCAGAAACATAAAGCCGCGCGCCCGTGGTTGTTCCGGCAGTCTGCGTAA
- a CDS encoding LysR family transcriptional regulator, protein MDTQSLQAFVAVADTQSFSRAAEQLHLTQPAVSKRIATLESQVGTRLFDRIGRRIALTEAGNVLLPQAQRILFSVEDSRRALANLSGQVGGKLTLATSHHIGLHRLPPLLKQYTQRHPEVELDLHFLDSEQAYQGVLDGTLEMAVVTLAPHPHEQLQVIELWRDRLCFTCAIDHPLASHAKPQAHTHIHTHQEALSLSALCHFNCVMPGAKTFTGSLIAQRFTEAGLKLPVSMTTNYLETLKMMCSVGLGWSLLPEKMVDSELVELNVDTAPIHRPLGYLVHTNRTLSNAARRMIEQLEAARENKEAQ, encoded by the coding sequence ATGGATACCCAAAGCTTACAAGCTTTTGTGGCGGTGGCCGATACGCAAAGTTTCTCACGCGCAGCCGAGCAGCTTCACCTTACTCAGCCCGCCGTTAGCAAACGTATCGCCACTCTGGAGTCCCAGGTGGGCACAAGGCTATTTGACCGAATTGGTCGACGCATCGCCTTAACCGAGGCGGGTAACGTGCTACTGCCACAAGCACAGCGCATACTTTTTAGCGTTGAGGATAGCCGGCGGGCGCTCGCCAATCTCTCCGGCCAGGTAGGCGGCAAGCTCACCCTGGCCACCAGCCACCATATTGGCCTACACCGCTTACCGCCACTATTAAAGCAGTACACCCAACGCCACCCAGAAGTAGAGCTCGATCTTCATTTTTTGGATTCAGAGCAGGCTTACCAAGGCGTACTGGATGGCACACTGGAAATGGCGGTGGTAACACTGGCGCCCCACCCTCATGAGCAGCTGCAGGTTATTGAACTGTGGCGTGATCGGCTCTGTTTTACCTGTGCTATTGACCATCCACTCGCCTCTCATGCCAAACCCCAAGCTCACACTCACATTCACACTCACCAAGAAGCGTTATCGCTTTCCGCGCTGTGTCATTTTAATTGTGTGATGCCAGGGGCCAAAACGTTTACCGGTTCGTTGATTGCACAGCGCTTCACTGAAGCAGGGTTAAAACTGCCGGTCAGTATGACAACCAACTATTTAGAAACACTCAAGATGATGTGCAGCGTTGGCTTAGGCTGGAGCCTGCTGCCGGAAAAGATGGTCGATAGTGAGCTAGTAGAGCTTAACGTCGATACTGCCCCTATCCATCGCCCGCTGGGGTATTTAGTACATACCAATCGAACGCTCTCCAATGCAGCGCGCCGGATGATTGAGCAGCTAGAGGCAGCACGGGAGAACAAAGAGGCTCAATAA
- the leuC gene encoding 3-isopropylmalate dehydratase large subunit: MSGQTLYDKLWNQHLVKQRDDGTALIYIDRQLLHEVTSPQAFEGLRLANRKPWRLDANLATPDHNVPTTIKERAEGNSGIKDPVSLIQVQTLDDNCLEYGIEEFKINDPRQGIVHVVGPEQGATLPGMTVVCGDSHTATHGAFGALAHGIGTSEVEHVMATQCLLAQKMKNMQVLVDGELGLGVTAKDVVLAIIGKIGTAGGTGYAIEFAGSAIASLSMEGRMTVCNMAIEAGARVGLIAVDETTIDYLGKRPFAPTAEQWEAAVADWRNLVSDDDAQFDKVVTLQADEIEPQVSWGTSPEMVTGISGQVPDPLAALDETVQRSHTRALEYMGLHANQKITDIKLDKIFIGSCTNSRIEDLREAAKVAKGKKVADSIKLAMVVPGSGLVKRQAEAEGLDKIFIEAGFEWREPGCSMCLAMNADKLGAGEHCASTSNRNFEGRQGYGGRTHLVSPAMAAAAAIAGHFVDVRTLPANDATHAQEA; encoded by the coding sequence ATGTCAGGCCAAACGCTTTACGACAAACTTTGGAATCAGCACTTGGTGAAACAGCGCGATGACGGCACCGCGTTAATCTACATTGATCGCCAATTGCTTCATGAAGTGACTTCGCCCCAGGCGTTTGAAGGACTTCGCCTGGCAAACCGTAAGCCGTGGCGCCTGGATGCCAACTTGGCAACACCAGACCATAACGTGCCCACTACGATTAAAGAGCGCGCTGAAGGCAACAGCGGTATCAAAGATCCGGTATCGCTGATTCAGGTACAGACCCTGGACGACAACTGCCTTGAGTACGGCATTGAAGAGTTTAAAATCAACGACCCGCGTCAGGGCATTGTCCACGTAGTCGGCCCCGAGCAGGGTGCAACGCTGCCGGGTATGACCGTGGTGTGCGGCGACTCCCACACGGCTACCCACGGTGCCTTTGGTGCGTTGGCCCACGGTATCGGTACCTCGGAAGTCGAGCACGTCATGGCAACCCAGTGCTTGCTGGCGCAAAAAATGAAGAACATGCAGGTACTTGTGGACGGTGAGCTTGGCCTTGGCGTTACCGCAAAAGACGTCGTGCTGGCGATTATCGGCAAGATCGGTACCGCGGGTGGTACCGGCTACGCCATTGAGTTTGCCGGCAGTGCAATTGCTTCGCTTTCGATGGAAGGACGCATGACCGTTTGCAACATGGCCATCGAAGCGGGCGCTCGGGTGGGGTTGATTGCAGTCGACGAGACCACCATTGATTACCTGGGCAAGCGCCCCTTTGCGCCTACCGCAGAGCAGTGGGAAGCCGCCGTGGCAGACTGGCGCAATCTTGTCTCCGACGACGATGCGCAGTTCGATAAAGTGGTTACTTTGCAGGCTGATGAGATCGAACCACAGGTGAGTTGGGGGACTAGCCCTGAAATGGTCACCGGTATTTCGGGTCAAGTGCCCGACCCGCTAGCTGCACTGGATGAAACTGTGCAGCGCAGCCACACTCGCGCACTGGAATATATGGGCCTTCACGCCAACCAGAAAATCACCGATATCAAGTTGGATAAAATCTTTATCGGCTCCTGCACAAACTCGCGTATCGAAGATTTGCGTGAAGCCGCCAAAGTCGCCAAGGGCAAAAAGGTGGCTGACTCCATCAAGCTCGCCATGGTGGTGCCGGGTTCTGGCTTGGTGAAGCGCCAAGCAGAAGCCGAAGGGTTGGATAAAATCTTCATTGAGGCTGGTTTTGAGTGGCGTGAGCCAGGCTGCTCCATGTGTTTGGCCATGAACGCGGATAAGCTGGGGGCCGGTGAACACTGTGCCTCTACTTCTAACCGCAACTTTGAAGGTCGTCAGGGCTACGGTGGCCGTACGCACTTGGTCAGCCCGGCCATGGCAGCGGCAGCGGCGATCGCCGGTCACTTTGTTGATGTTCGTACCTTGCCCGCCAACGACGCCACTCACGCACAGGAGGCCTAA
- the pgaC gene encoding poly-beta-1,6-N-acetyl-D-glucosamine synthase, producing the protein MNILDHLAIFTLGYPSLMATIWICGGIYFYVHWERKQPWPTTFTWDENAPKVSVLLPCYNEEANVDETIYHLFKQNYPFMEVIAVNDGSKDDTASRLDALVLQYPALKVLHQANQGKASAMNNGLSHATGDIIVGIDGDAILDYDAIGYMVSHFLSSPKVSGVTGNPRVRTRSTAIGKIQTGEFSAIIGLIKRAQRIYGMVFTISGVICAFRRKALEEVGGWNTDMITEDIDVSWRLQLAGGQVRYEPRAMCWVLMPETLRGLFKQRLRWAQGGGEVFLRYFSQTIRWKNRRFWLLMLEYIVSVVWCYSVITLLFAWLVSQFFVPMSWPITATLLSYFGSILIAISFIQFTVSFYIDSRYDKEIFRCVYWSIWYPFAYWILNMATVVIAFPKAMLRQKGRLATWTSPDRGEQFNEQ; encoded by the coding sequence ATGAACATACTCGACCACCTAGCCATCTTTACCCTCGGCTATCCCAGCCTGATGGCAACCATATGGATATGCGGGGGCATCTACTTCTACGTTCATTGGGAGCGCAAGCAGCCCTGGCCCACCACCTTCACGTGGGATGAAAATGCCCCGAAAGTATCTGTGCTGTTGCCCTGCTATAACGAAGAGGCCAATGTGGATGAGACCATTTATCACCTCTTTAAACAGAATTACCCGTTCATGGAAGTTATTGCCGTTAACGATGGCAGCAAAGATGACACTGCCAGTCGGCTTGACGCCTTGGTGCTTCAATACCCCGCCTTAAAGGTGCTGCATCAAGCCAACCAAGGCAAGGCCAGCGCCATGAACAACGGTTTGAGCCACGCCACCGGCGATATCATCGTGGGCATCGATGGCGATGCGATACTCGACTACGATGCGATTGGCTATATGGTCAGTCACTTTCTCAGTAGTCCAAAGGTCAGTGGGGTTACCGGCAACCCACGGGTCAGAACCCGCTCGACCGCCATTGGCAAGATCCAGACCGGCGAATTCTCCGCCATCATCGGCCTGATCAAACGCGCACAGCGCATCTATGGAATGGTGTTCACCATCTCAGGGGTCATCTGTGCGTTCCGGCGCAAGGCGCTCGAAGAAGTCGGTGGCTGGAATACCGACATGATCACCGAAGACATCGATGTCAGCTGGCGCTTACAGCTGGCAGGTGGCCAAGTTCGCTATGAACCCAGGGCCATGTGCTGGGTACTGATGCCGGAAACGCTACGCGGGCTTTTCAAGCAGCGGCTGCGTTGGGCGCAAGGTGGCGGCGAAGTGTTCCTGCGCTACTTCTCGCAAACCATCCGTTGGAAAAACCGCCGCTTCTGGCTGCTGATGCTGGAGTACATCGTCAGCGTGGTGTGGTGTTACTCGGTGATCACTTTGCTTTTTGCTTGGCTGGTTTCTCAGTTCTTTGTGCCCATGTCGTGGCCTATCACCGCTACGCTGCTTTCCTATTTTGGCAGCATCCTGATCGCCATTAGCTTCATCCAGTTCACCGTCAGCTTCTATATCGACAGCCGCTACGACAAAGAGATATTCCGCTGCGTTTACTGGAGTATCTGGTACCCGTTCGCCTATTGGATTCTCAATATGGCGACCGTTGTAATTGCCTTCCCGAAAGCTATGCTGCGCCAAAAAGGAAGGCTCGCCACATGGACTAGTCCTGACCGAGGGGAGCAATTCAATGAACAATAA
- the leuB gene encoding 3-isopropylmalate dehydrogenase, producing the protein MTHKVLLLPGDGIGPEIAAQAARLLKACQEAGLDIEVEEGLVGGSAYDVHGEPLPAETLEKAKAASAILLGAVGGPKWDKIEDLSKRPEKGLLGLRKNLGLFGNLRPAMLYPQLASASSLKPELVAGLDIMIVRELTGGIYFGQPRGIEVRNGERVGFNTYIYSESEIERIGRVAFEMAQKRGKKLCSVDKANVLEVTILWREVMERLAPEYPDVELTHMYVDNAAMQLVRAPKQFDVVVTGNMFGDILSDAAAMLTGSIGMLPSASLNESGQGMYEPCHGSAPDIAGQNVANPLAMMLSVAMMLRYSLNENALAGRIEAAVGSVLDDGLRTADIASEGMQTIGTDAMGDAVLAAFAKQ; encoded by the coding sequence ATGACCCATAAAGTATTGCTTCTGCCGGGCGACGGTATTGGCCCCGAGATTGCTGCCCAGGCGGCACGCTTGTTAAAAGCTTGCCAAGAAGCGGGCTTGGATATTGAAGTAGAAGAGGGCTTGGTGGGTGGTTCTGCCTACGATGTTCATGGGGAGCCGCTGCCCGCGGAAACTCTGGAAAAAGCCAAAGCGGCCAGCGCTATTTTGCTGGGCGCGGTAGGTGGCCCCAAGTGGGATAAAATCGAAGATCTTTCCAAGCGTCCTGAAAAAGGGCTGTTGGGCCTGCGTAAAAACCTGGGTTTATTCGGTAATTTGCGCCCAGCTATGCTTTATCCGCAGCTCGCCAGCGCCTCCAGCCTCAAGCCTGAGCTGGTTGCCGGGCTGGATATTATGATCGTTCGCGAGCTGACGGGCGGGATCTACTTCGGCCAGCCTCGTGGCATTGAAGTCCGTAATGGCGAGCGCGTAGGTTTTAACACCTATATTTATTCTGAAAGCGAAATTGAACGCATTGGTCGCGTTGCGTTTGAAATGGCTCAGAAGCGTGGCAAGAAGCTTTGTTCTGTCGATAAAGCCAACGTGCTGGAAGTCACCATTCTATGGCGGGAAGTCATGGAGCGTTTGGCGCCGGAGTATCCGGACGTAGAGCTTACCCACATGTATGTGGATAACGCCGCTATGCAGCTAGTACGTGCACCGAAGCAATTTGACGTGGTGGTCACCGGTAATATGTTTGGCGATATTCTCTCTGATGCCGCCGCTATGCTCACCGGTTCTATCGGCATGCTGCCTTCAGCATCGCTCAACGAAAGTGGGCAAGGCATGTATGAGCCGTGCCACGGCAGCGCGCCGGATATCGCGGGTCAGAACGTAGCAAACCCTTTAGCCATGATGCTTTCAGTGGCCATGATGTTGCGCTACTCACTGAATGAAAATGCCCTGGCGGGGCGTATTGAAGCTGCTGTGGGCAGCGTATTGGATGATGGCCTGCGCACTGCGGATATCGCCTCAGAAGGCATGCAGACCATCGGCACCGATGCCATGGGTGATGCAGTGTTGGCGGCGTTTGCCAAGCAGTAA
- the pgaA gene encoding poly-beta-1,6 N-acetyl-D-glucosamine export porin PgaA: MQNRPSSLLPICLLACLTSGVAYGQTTTDAQREALVIQARQGALETSIDGLKTLYYQTRDIRVREDLVALLVRAGRHQEALAVCDWCLTENYSDSELANLAGAARSAGDYEQALELFRALTYRDPSNAQGWLGQALVHTDMENYTLADISLQQYNQVAGITTAGLEARGYLAARTANATQELDARQSLIAEDPSNTSELNALYRLAVGLGASSAARRIMETNPEVFSDSDRLWLTYYEGVTDIRLGIHTDQPSRTRSGLEQLNIVLSTPNAPQELITIAEYDKVVALAELRRFSEAEALAMRLENQHGQLPSYVARARAHALNGMGRPDEAITLYENLIRLSPKQATNPDDPLNEGLFYSYADAQRFRDADKLLEEWRANEPEQRLDFTQTVRIDNPNYQKVLLLEVLLDSWRGRTDEASERLAAYQAQAPADPYLWIIKGDIERDRGWPRKAEESYQQAMPLLPPDRQEAAEHGVLLSRLQRGQWKGTTSEIATEIATARPSASRDDMAREWREQRAPQLSSTVERSKGQGSGTQASREWRYEVLLEGPRNDNGSRPFAQRIGQYGEFEDEDLYASYNVAGYEWNLHPATVTLAAGHGSQLNEDFLALAELQYAPTDHITTTLGVEINTTDTPLRALRDGVNADRYRAEVAYRKDERGAGAIGVMATDFEDSNLRQSVYGYWNQTLYHLDRWQVNGGVQASASRNDDVEASYYNPERDASLAGVLSVNYEIPIDYRQSFIQTVSLGSGRYWQEDFDSENTWSIGYQHSWELAPNVNFEYGIARERAVYDGVPEYDNVISAGFVWRFL, encoded by the coding sequence ATGCAAAATCGCCCTAGCTCCCTACTGCCGATTTGCCTGCTCGCCTGCTTAACGTCGGGTGTAGCATATGGGCAAACGACGACCGATGCGCAACGCGAAGCACTCGTTATCCAAGCACGCCAGGGAGCTCTAGAAACATCAATCGACGGCTTAAAAACGCTTTATTACCAAACACGCGATATTCGTGTTCGTGAAGATTTGGTAGCACTACTGGTGCGAGCCGGGCGCCACCAGGAAGCACTCGCCGTTTGCGATTGGTGTCTAACAGAAAATTACAGCGATTCAGAACTCGCCAACCTAGCAGGGGCGGCACGCAGTGCAGGTGATTACGAGCAGGCGCTGGAACTGTTTCGAGCGCTCACCTACCGTGACCCTTCCAACGCTCAGGGATGGCTAGGGCAGGCGTTAGTCCATACGGATATGGAAAATTATACCTTGGCGGATATCTCTCTACAGCAATACAACCAAGTAGCGGGTATAACGACGGCGGGCCTTGAGGCAAGGGGCTATTTAGCAGCAAGAACCGCCAATGCCACACAAGAACTGGATGCCCGCCAATCGTTGATAGCGGAAGACCCCAGTAACACGAGTGAACTAAATGCCCTTTATCGGCTGGCGGTAGGCTTGGGTGCTAGCTCTGCAGCACGCCGTATTATGGAAACGAACCCCGAGGTTTTCAGCGATAGTGACCGCCTATGGCTTACTTATTATGAAGGGGTAACCGATATACGCCTGGGTATTCACACTGACCAACCCTCAAGAACCCGCAGCGGCCTAGAACAGCTGAATATTGTTCTGAGCACGCCGAATGCCCCCCAGGAACTCATTACCATTGCCGAATACGACAAGGTAGTAGCTCTAGCTGAATTAAGGCGCTTCTCTGAAGCTGAAGCGCTGGCGATGAGGCTAGAAAATCAACACGGCCAGCTACCCAGCTACGTTGCTCGCGCCAGAGCCCATGCGCTTAATGGTATGGGCCGCCCAGATGAGGCCATCACGCTTTACGAAAACCTGATTCGGCTATCTCCCAAGCAGGCCACAAACCCTGACGACCCTCTCAACGAAGGGCTGTTTTACAGCTATGCCGACGCCCAACGTTTTCGCGATGCTGACAAACTATTAGAAGAGTGGCGCGCCAATGAACCCGAGCAGCGCCTGGACTTCACCCAAACCGTACGTATAGATAACCCTAACTATCAGAAAGTATTGTTGCTGGAGGTGCTACTTGATTCTTGGCGCGGCCGCACTGATGAGGCCAGCGAACGCCTCGCCGCGTACCAGGCTCAAGCGCCTGCTGACCCTTATTTATGGATCATCAAAGGCGACATAGAACGCGACAGAGGCTGGCCAAGAAAAGCCGAGGAGTCTTATCAGCAAGCGATGCCCTTATTACCCCCTGATCGGCAAGAAGCCGCCGAACATGGCGTATTACTTTCGCGGTTACAGCGTGGCCAATGGAAAGGCACGACCAGCGAGATCGCCACCGAAATTGCAACCGCACGACCAAGCGCATCACGGGACGATATGGCCCGCGAGTGGCGCGAACAGCGTGCGCCGCAACTAAGCTCCACCGTCGAACGTAGCAAAGGCCAAGGTAGTGGCACGCAGGCATCTCGTGAGTGGCGCTATGAAGTACTTTTGGAAGGGCCCCGTAATGACAACGGTTCCCGCCCTTTTGCTCAGCGCATTGGCCAGTATGGGGAGTTTGAAGATGAGGATCTTTATGCTTCTTACAACGTGGCGGGTTACGAATGGAACCTGCACCCCGCCACGGTAACGCTGGCGGCAGGCCATGGGTCTCAGCTTAACGAGGACTTCCTGGCGCTCGCCGAACTGCAGTACGCCCCAACGGATCACATCACCACGACGCTGGGTGTCGAAATCAACACCACCGATACACCGCTGCGGGCGCTGCGGGACGGCGTCAACGCCGACCGCTACCGGGCTGAAGTGGCCTATCGAAAAGACGAGCGCGGCGCTGGTGCGATCGGCGTCATGGCCACCGACTTTGAAGATAGCAACCTTCGGCAGTCTGTTTACGGTTACTGGAATCAAACGCTCTACCACCTGGACCGTTGGCAGGTTAATGGCGGGGTTCAAGCTTCTGCATCACGCAACGATGACGTTGAAGCCAGCTATTACAATCCAGAGCGCGATGCCAGTTTAGCAGGCGTTTTGTCAGTTAATTATGAGATCCCGATCGATTACCGGCAGTCCTTTATCCAAACCGTTTCCCTAGGTTCAGGCCGCTACTGGCAAGAAGATTTCGACAGCGAAAACACTTGGTCAATTGGTTACCAACATAGCTGGGAGTTAGCCCCCAACGTGAACTTTGAATACGGCATCGCCCGCGAAAGAGCCGTCTATGACGGCGTTCCTGAATACGACAACGTTATTTCAGCCGGTTTTGTATGGAGATTCCTATGA